From the genome of Mercenaria mercenaria strain notata unplaced genomic scaffold, MADL_Memer_1 contig_525, whole genome shotgun sequence:
CCGTTGTTTTCTTTGGATCAGTATTTTGCTtatgtttttcaaaactgaaGAGTGTATCAAAACTTAAGATAAGGTTAACGACTAcagcttttttgttttgttttgtggaGCATCGCACAGAGACTGCCGGCGGTAAAAAAATATTGTGGCACTATAATGCACACTAAGTAAAAGGAGAGGGAGGAGGGGCGCAGATGTAAGCGGGGAGGAGACGCAGATGCAAGGCGGGGAGATGTGTTTAGGTGGCACGAGAGAGGAAAATcatcaacaacaaacaaaataccATACGCAAGACAAACTACGGGATAgacaaaaacaaactgaaaatagtgGCACCACCTTTGAACGGTAAGTAACCTGTATAAGGCAAACTTTGAGTTTGAACGCGTTTAGGGCAAGCTAGCCTCGAAATGAACCTAATTCCATTAATTCAGACAAGACGGTGTAAATGTAAAATCTCCCAGCTGAGAAAGACTAACATTAGTGATAAAATACCAAAACATTTGGCACAGATGACTCCAGTAAAGTTTGGCGTAAATCCGCCATATCAAATAAGAGAAGTGGCTGAAACACTATAAAATCTGATGAATAAACAAAAGCTTAAAAACACTAAACTGTAACATACCGAAGATATCCACAACTAGGCTtgacaatgatattttttgtaaagagTGGTACAATGTCTACAGATGGTATGGGAGAAATctagggccataactccgctgaAAGTCACCGAACCGAAAACTGCCGAAAATATGTGTCATACGGTGTAGAACTAACCACTCATTTGTGGTTTaatggaaatctgcccaatgatataagagaagtggccaaaacaacTTTAGACTTATAAGTTTAGGGTCATAACTCCACTAAAAACCATCAAACCGGAAAATGCCGACGATATGCACGAATAGGCTTAGCAATGATGTTGAATGAGATGCAAGAACAAACTTTGTAaaagacagacggacgcacggacagacagacggacagcagTAAATTTTGTCTTACCCGCTTAATTTAGGAgacataaaaattaaattaaggTCATACATTTGATGTTTGAAGGTGTAATGAATGCCTAcatgaaaatgcattttattttatcatcgcGAGGATGAATGAAATATCTAAGAAATATCTTACAACATAGATTtgtattatttcatgtattatcattttgtaaatatatactttATCTTTAGGAAGACAGTAACTCTTGTGATTTTATCAATCAACACACGGGCCTCGAATGATTTCTTTCGCTTCCGTTTGCAAAGTCTAAAATTCATACCAGATTATTCAGATACAATATGTTACATCggtttaagtaaaatattttaggtttttgtttcttttttttttaatgtttcatatgCCAAAATCTTCATAGAGAAATATGAATTTTGACGATAAAATTCATGATATTGAATctagtttgtttttaaaagtcCTGCTATCACCACGGCACACCATACCATGAAAATGGTGTATGATGTACACATGCAAAAAAAACCCAGTAACAACACGAAAATCTCTTTTAGAGATTTGATggagataaataaaaaaagaacaaagaaacAATAAACCCTGTTTTCATATATCTCTGTTTGCTAACAAGTAAGTCACGTGTTTTACATTTTAGACATCTAAGTCACGatactttcaatataaaatacctgcacgacatttgaaaataagttttttttatccaAATGACAAAAATTAGTTACAatgatgtttgaaaaataccacACATCTGCCTTTTATTAACATTTAATCGatatatcaaatatgaaatatacaaCATCTAGCTagccaaaaggttccttctagcgtaTATGTAATGatttgtcttttaaaaaaatctgattttagcATTTAGTATGACAGTAATATTGATGAAAGTCTGTTAGTTTACATTATTCTCAATTTCAAAATCTTGGAAATTCTGTGCAGAAGAAGCACCCCGTATGTTACCGTCACGTGATTACACAAGCGATCACCTGCATAGTATATACACAAAAATGTTTCACATATACATTTACAAAACTCGAGAAAAAGAATCTAGACAGAGAAACATTTGTAAACCTGAACTAAACTATTTGTAAATTGCACGGATATAGCTATAAAACATCAATTTTCATTGCAGTAGTCTAATTTaagattatttatttcataacgagATTATTTGGCCGAAGTCTATTTATAGATCATAGAGCATATTGATTATATTATTACATgtgtacctataaatagtaacaattttGTGCTGACAATGCTCTTGTATTCGTACTGGCTCATgcaatattaaattatcataactGGCCCCGGGGctattatcgataatggccctgacgTTGGCACGGGAAAtgaacgtccgtaaacagaaatgacgtcatgacgtatcatggaggtaaaacagcgaatattatCAGTTTTAGTTTTTATCATCTCGAACGTAACgccgtgtattcttcgtgaaataagtTATTTTCAACTCTAATTTATGCTATAAACAAGAAAGTAGAACTATCAAGGCATCTGATTGTTTTACAGTATATAGGCCCTGCTCcttttacaaataatatagaaactgaaaagctgaaagtTATTATGCATGTAGATGCTTGTATCCATACAAATGACACACTGaacttttcttactatattataggtaaacgtAAAATAaactcgggctattatcaccttgcaaGGGCCATTATCAATCAAAGACAccactctcccatttattaacctatacttaatCTCTTTTCTACAGTATCAAATATGTAATGCACGGGTTAGTGCTCTATACGAATAATTGTTTCTTGTCAGCCTGCTGTTGGTAACATGCGTTTCACAATAGATTTACCTAAAGTCGTACGAACACATTGGTATAGAGTCTATTTGTATTGAATATGCACGAGTGTAAGAGGCAGCACCCTACTGGCATTCGGGTGCCTTTGACAATACCATtttatccattacctgctcagtcaagcgTTGTCCATTAGTGTTCTTAAGAGAAGAAACAATAAAATAGGTATAAGATCAAACTCTTACTCTTAACTGAAATAGTTACTAGTATGTCAATTTCACGTAATATTGAAATTTAGACTTTTGCATTTTTACCTTCTGCAGATCTTTAAGACTTTTGAACTCTTTTTGAAACATCATTACTTGTTCTTTAGCTTTGTCAGATTGTAGAGGTTCAGTCGTATCTATGTTTGACGTTTGTATGGTTTCGAGAGCTTGGGACAGATATTCGATTTTGCTTTGAAGACAAAGCAGATCCTTTTCAGATATTTTTGAACTGTCATCTTCCATCGTTTTGCATGACTTTGAAGCTTCCAAAAGTAactcattaaattttgtttccgaAGATGTGTCTTGTGAAATGTCTAAATGTTCAGTACGTAGACTATGAAAACCAGATGGATACTTAACAGCCTCACTGTGTTTGCTTTTCGACCATACTGTTTCTTCTTCATCGTGTTTTTCACCGAGTCCGGTTGCAGTTAGTGCAGTATCTGTATACTGAACATTAACGTCCAAGGTATCTGTAGGTGAACAGTGTATGGATTGGTGCTGACTTGGATATAACCAGTTTTTGTCTTCAAACAACGATTGTCCTTCATAGGTCTGCGGGTCATATACAGGGTTAGGAAATGAAGAAAAATCTCTTTTTTCAAACACTCTTTTTCTGagctgaaataaatatataaaatctaaCACATTATTGTTTACTTTGCTTTAGGCACAATGATACGGGTTATTAAGATCTTCGGCAGGCAGAACACCGAAACGATATTTCACCGACACGACAAAATGTCAAGAAGACAGACAACACTTCAACAGACAACTAAACGAGATGTCACTCATTATTATGACTGTTAATCATTTGGATTAAGTCAATGTGTAATTATTACCTAAAACGCATTGCAAACATAACTTCGATGATTTTAATACAGGTTTATACCTTTAGAAGGTTTCGCACAGCTTTTTGTGCAGCTGGTTTGCGGTAAATATATTTCCCATCTGTCAGAATGGATATCATATGATCTATGTTTGTCCTCAGTTTGTAGTCATCAGTAACGTCTTCGTTTGATATGAATGTTCTTGTCTGAAAAGGACGTGAACTGATTGTTTTGAGACAAGATATCTTATGTATAATTATCTTTAGCTACACAGGCTCTGTATCTAGGGAATGAAGATAATTGGCAAATGAAATATTGATCAATATCCAGAAGTCTTTCCTATAGATATTCTTATAAGATATTATCTTaatatctaaaataaggaatgcaCCATAGttcatttacataatatattgtGGGTAATAGCCCCTCTTCAGATAGCAATCAGCAAGTATAATCTATAtcttgaaaatacaaaaaaaaagatatttatgcATCACTGCAACTGGAAAACGAAATCAGTCTGCAAAATATGAATTAAGCtcatatatggaaaaaaaatattacctCATAATTAAGGATCATCAAAAGCATTTATACCTGCGAAAATATGTCAGACGGAGGGTCTATTTCACAGCACACTGAATTCTGCAGCTCCTTGTTGTTAATAATAACATCTAAGAGACCTTCAGTGCTTGTCTCTGCAGCTGACATTTCTAACATGCAGGTATCTCTGTATCCCATGTAGGTATCTCTGTATCTGATGAAACATTTTGCTATCTCCCAGTGCTCCTGAAACCATTTTTCAACGTTTGAGTTCCACCAAGATGGCTCGGAATAACGATGACGTTTGGTAATTTCATCATACATGGCGTCACAGAAATGCGAAGGACAAGGTTTTTTCCCTACAATATCAATACAGTTGCAGTTCTTTTGGCCTAATGGACACATTACAGATATGCTAGTGTGTGCAGGTAACAATGTGCGCAGGGAACATCCGTTG
Proteins encoded in this window:
- the LOC128554558 gene encoding uncharacterized protein LOC128554558; this translates as MEGLQEFVDEISKQDFTVMLSTIQKKYQAKYCNGCSLRTLLPAHTSISVMCPLGQKNCNCIDIVGKKPCPSHFCDAMYDEITKRHRYSEPSWWNSNVEKWFQEHWEIAKCFIRYRDTYMGYRDTCMLEMSAAETSTEGLLDVIINNKELQNSVCCEIDPPSDIFSQTRTFISNEDVTDDYKLRTNIDHMISILTDGKYIYRKPAAQKAVRNLLKLRKRVFEKRDFSSFPNPVYDPQTYEGQSLFEDKNWLYPSQHQSIHCSPTDTLDVNVQYTDTALTATGLGEKHDEEETVWSKSKHSEAVKYPSGFHSLRTEHLDISQDTSSETKFNELLLEASKSCKTMEDDSSKISEKDLLCLQSKIEYLSQALETIQTSNIDTTEPLQSDKAKEQVMMFQKEFKSLKDLQKKFVDIKTKFLREIIMKDWQYKAKKEGKTPFSLKIKLI